The Methyloceanibacter sp. wino2 nucleotide sequence GGCGCGGCCGCACGCCCATTCCTTGCCCTTGGCATCGGTGCAGGTCTGGTGGAGCTCCGGCGCGTCGATGGCGAAGATCCGATACTCCTCACCATTGCTGGCGCGCAACGAGTCCCCGTCGACGGCGACGAGCTTCGCGCCCGGACCGATCATCTCGGACTCCATCCCGCAATAGCGGTTGAGCAGCAAGACCAGCCCCAGCACGAGCAGCAGGGCGATTGCGCGCCCCAGCTGATTGATGAGCGTCCGCCGCGTCATCTGCGTCGGCCGACGGCGGGTCGACGAACTACTCCGGGTCTTGGAAGTCGTCTTCCGGGCCATCAGCCGCCGTCGATCTGGGCGCCGACGATCGCGATCGTCTGTTGGTAGACGCCAGCGGCATTCCAGCCCTGGATCGCCCGATAGTTCGGCTGACCGGGCTGATAGCCGGCGCCGGGCCGCCAGCCGTGACCGCGCAGGAAGTTGGCGGTGGAGGCCAGCGCGTCGGCCTTGTTGTTGAGATCGACGCGGCCGTCACCACTGCCGTCGACCCCATAGAGTAGGACGTTGCGCGGCAGAAACTGCGTGTGGCCCACTTCGCCATGCATGGCGCCGACCTGGCTCGGGCTCAAGGCGCCCCGGTCGACGAGCTGCAGGGCGGCGTAAAGATGCGGGCGGAAGAAATCGGGACGCCGGCAGTCATAGGCGAGGGTGGCGACCGCCGAGATCGTGTTCTGGCGGCCCATGTAGCGTCCAAAGCCCGTCTCCATGCCCCAGATCGCGATCAACGGTCCGGGCGGTACGCCGTACCGGCGCTCGATTGCATTGAAGAGGGCCGCGTTCGAGGCCTTGTAGCGCTTGCCTTGCGAAGCGATGGCGGAGGCGCCGCGCTTCTTCATGAACTGGTCCAGGGACAGCTTGAAGCTGTGCTGGCCGCGATCGGCCTTGATGGTGCCGTAGGCGTAACGGGTGCCCATGAGCGCATTGATGCCGCGCTGGCCAATGCCGTTGGCCTTGGCTTCCTGTGCGAAGGATCGTTTCCACGCTTCGAAACCGTTGGCGTTGTTGCCGCAGCGCGCGGCGAGCGCCGGGGCGGTGGCCAGAATAAGAAGGGCGCTCGCGAGCGCGATCAGTCGGGTGTACGCCATCAGGGCCTTCCATCGTTCAGGAGGCACCGGGCGAGAGCCGTCCCGAGCCACCGTCCTTGAGTGTCCTCCGCCTGAGCGTTCTCGATTCGCCCAAGCCTATCAAGCAAAGCTCCGTTCCCCGCGGCAGCCGTTGTAGCGTGCGGATTCGCCGCTTGGCAATCGGCGCCTGATGTCTCCAGCGCGTTATTTTGCGCGCACGACAGCGCGTGCATGGCCGATGCGCCATGCACGTAGGAGACCCTTGGATTGGGGGTGACCATCCGCGCCGTGGCATGGCGCACGAGGGGGCCATGTGCGCGTTCGGTGTCGCTTAGCGCTTCGGGCGTCCCGTCTGCATGTTCTGCAGGGCGTCCGCCATCAGCCACGACAATTGCTGCGCCTGGATGCCGAAGGTCTGCATCTGCGTTTGCACGTAGCGGCTCTGCAGCGTCATGACCTCCTGCAGATCGTGGGCCTTGGCCATGTCGCTCGCCAGCGCAAACGAGCGCTCGGCGTTTTCCTTGGCGAAGCCAATCGCGCGATCCTGAATCGTCTTGAAGTTCTTCGCCTCTGGCACGCCGGACGCGGACCAAGCGTTCATCGCTTGGCTCATGAACTCCATGAACTGGCCATAAGCCACGCGCGCTTGCTCCACGTTCTTCTCAGCCAAGTCACGCATGTCTGTCGGAAATTCGAACATTTGTTTCTTATTCATGGGTTCCCTTTCAGCCCGGCTCTCTTCTTCAAAGGGCCCTGAGCCCAACGCGATACAGGACATAGATTACAGCATATTCGGCCACGAAAGCTATGTCAGGGGCCTTAAGGAACGCTTGCCGGGCGGCCCCTCCAAAGGCCCGTAAACCGCGCTTTTGGGGCCCTCCGGGCCGGTTCTCGCTTGGTATGGTGAACTGATCGTGGCAGTTAGCTGAAGTAATGGCGGGGATTCACGACAGCTTGACGGCGGGTGCGGCGCCCAAGGCGGATGCCGCTTCCTCCCAGAGGGAGCCTGCACCCAGAGAGCTAACGCCAAGGGCGCTGGCCACAGGCCTGATCCTCGGCGCGCTCCTGGCTCCCTGCAATGTCTATTCAGGGCTGAAGATCGGCTGGTCGTTCAACATGTCGATCACGGCCTTGCTGCTGGCCTTCGCGTTTTGGGCGCCCGTGACGCGGCTTCTCCGGCGGCCGTCCTGGGGCATGCTCGAAAGCAACATCAACCAGACCACCGCCTCGGCCGCCGCGGCCATCACGTCGAGCGGCCTTGTCGCGCCGATCCCGGCACTGGCGGCGATGACGGGCGAGAACCTGCCCTGGCTACCTTTGATCGTCTGGGTGTTCTCGGTGAGCTTCCTCGGCGTGTGGATCGGCTGGTTTCTGCGACCGCGCATGATCGAGCAGTCCGATCTCGTGTTTCCCGCCGGCATGGCGGCGGCGCAGACCATGCGCGATATGTTCGCCCATGCGGACGAGGCGATGTCGCGGGTCAAGGTCCTGATGTCGTCTCTGGTGGGCGCGATCCTGTTCAACGTGCTCGATAAGCTGGTCTGGCAAATCCCGAGGATGGGTCCCACCCTGACCGCTTCGAAGCTGACCTTCGTATTCGACCCGTCGCTGCTGCTGCTGGGCTTCGGCGGCATCATCGGCTTGCGGGCGGGACTCGGCTTGCTGATCGGCGCGCTGCTCGCGTGGGGGCTGATCGGGCCCGTGTTGATCGATCACGGCATCGTTCAGGTCTCGGAAAGCCAGGTAAGCTGGTTCGAGCCGCTGGTCGGCTGGCTACTCTGGCCGGGTGTCGCCGTGATGGTCGCGGCCAGTCTCACAAGTTTCGCCGCTTCGCTGTTCGCGTTCTCGAAGCACCATCCGCACGGTCAGGCGCGCGCACGCGCATCCGGGAACGGCTGGTTTCAGGTCGCCGGGTTTGCCGTCGCGGCCGCGCTCGCCATCGTGCTCCAGGTGATCCTGTTCGAGGTGCATTGGACCATGGCGCTTGCGTCCATCCCCGTGGCCTTCGTGTTGGCCACGGTGGCGGCGCGCGTGGTGGGGGAGACGTCGGTCGCGCCGATCGGGGCGATCGGCAAGGTCTCGCAGCTGACCTTTGGGGCTATGGCGCCGGGCCAGCCCGTCACCAATCTCATGACCGCCAATGTGGCGGGCGGGTCGGCGGGGCAGTCGGCCGACCTTCTCAACGATTTTCGCGCGGGTCACGAGGTCGGCGCGCATCCGGCGCGCCAGGTCGTGGCCCAGTGCGCGGGCGTTGTGGTCGGCAGCATCGTCAGTAGCCTCGTCTACCTCATGCTGATCCCGGACCCGACCACGCAACTGTTCACGCCGGAATGGCCCGCGCCCGCCGTCGCCGTTTGGAAGGCCGTGGCGGAGGCCCTCAGCGACGGACTTGGCGGGATCGCCCCGTCCGCGCTTTGGGCCATGGCCGTCGGCGGGGTGCTCGGCGTGGTGCTGGCGCTGCTCGAGCGCCGGCTGGATCCCAAACGTCTGATCTTCGTGCCGAGCGGGGCGGCGCTGGGCCTCGCCTTCGTGATCCCGGCGAGCACATCGCTGATGCTGTTCGCGGGCGCAGGGCTGGCCGCCCTCGCGCATAAATTCGCACCCCACTGGGCCGCGCGTTTCCTCTTGAGCGTGGCCGCAGGATTGGTGGCGGGCGAGAGCCTGTTCGGCGTCGCTTCGGTGTGGTTCTGAGAACGCTTGAGAGCCGTTACTCGGCGGCTTCGGCGTGGGCCTCGACGCTCGCGAGGTACCGCTCCACGTCGAGCGCGGCCATGCATCCCATCCCGGCAGCCGTCACCGCCTGGCGGTACACGTCGTCCGTGACGTCACCGGCCGCGAACACGCCCTCGACGCTGGTCGCCGTGGACCCGGGCGCGGTCTGGATATAGCCGCCGGTCTTCAGCTCCAACTGGCCTTTGAACAACTCGGTCTGGGGCGAGTGTCCGATGGCGATGAAGATGCCGTCGATGTCCATCGTCGTCTCATCGCCGGTCTTGACGTTGGCGAGCTTAGCGTGCGTCACACCAAGAGGATCGTCGGCGCCGATGACCTCGACCAGATTGTGGTCCCAAAGCACGTCGATCTTCGGGTTCTTGAACAGGCGCTCCTGCAGGATCTTCTCGGCCCGCAGCTCATCGCGGCGATGCACGAGCGTCACCTTGTCTGCGAGGTTGGCGAGATAGAGCGCTTCCTCGACGGCCGTATTGCCGCCGCCGACCACGATGACGTTCTTGCCCCGATAGAAGAAGCCGTCGCAGGTGGCGCAGGCCGAAACGCCGAAGCCCTGGAACTTGTCCTCGGAGGGAAGGCCGAGCCACCGGGCTTTCGCGCCCGTGGCAATGATGAGCGCGTCGGCCAGGTACTCCTCGCCGCTGTCGCCCTTCAGCCGAAAGGGGCGCTGTGACAGATCCGCCTCGACCACCATGTCGGAAATGATCTCCGTGCCTACATGCTCGGCTTGCGCCCGCATCTGCTCCATGAGCCAGGGTCCCTGGATCACATCGGCGAAGCCCGGGTAGTTCTCCACATCGGTGGTGATGGTCATCTGCCCGCCGGGCTGGATGCCTTCGATCAGCAGCGGCTTCAGCATGGCGCGGGCCGCATAAATGGCCGCGGTGTAGCCGGCCGGACCGGCGCCGATGATGATCAGCTTCTCGTGGCGGGATCCCATGGGCTTTGCCTTTCGGATGTGCTGTGGCTCTGCTTGTCGCGTTGGAGGGGAGAGGTAAGCAGTTGCGCGCCCGGGCGCAACCCGTGCCGTGTCACAACGTCTTTATCCTCTGGAATCAAGACCGAGCACCGCGCGGATCGGGGCGGCGACGGCCTCGGTGTCGTTGACCGGTGCATAGTCGAACGGGTCGACGTGGCCTTCGAAGGGGCGGGTGGCGCCGCGTTCGCGCATCAACACATGGAATCGGGACAGCCGCGCGGAGCGTCCGGACATAGGCTGAATGTAGACGGGCTTGCCCGTACCCGTGGCCTCCGTGACCATGTTGACCGAGTCCTCGGTGACGACGATCGCATCCGCCAGCGACAGAAATGCGAGATAGGGATTCTCGCCGGTCCCGTCCCAGACCACGTGCGGCACGTCCTTGACCGCGTCGGCGACGGCACGCAGTGTGTCGGGGCGCGTGCGGCGCGAGGGCGTGATCAGAAGGCATCCGCCGGTTTCCCGGGCGGCCGCTGCCAAAACCTCCCCAAATCGTGCGCCTGCCTCGGGCGGGAAGCTGAAGGCGCGGCTCTCGCCGCCCAGAAGCACGGTGATGCGGGGGTGGGGCAGGTCGGCGATGCGCGGTGCGTAGCCCGCGCCGGCCTCGGCCAGCTTGTCCGCGGTCACCCTGTGGACGGCCCCAAAGGTGGTGATCACGTTGGGCCCCTCGAAATCGTCATGCACGGGCGCGGCGACGAGGTCGAAGAAGTGTGCCGGGACCTTGGGGTTCTGGATGTGGACGCCGTAGGCGCCGCCGAGCTGCTTGATGGCGAGGGCCAGCGGCACGCTGCGCCGCCCGATCGAAATGACCAGACGCGGCCAGGGCGGGGCAAGCGGGCTGTTCGACTGCGAGGCTGAAATCCGGCCCTTCGCGGGCACAAGGTGCTGGAAACGGGTCGGAATCAGCTGCATCGGCCCGGTGGGCTTCACGCGCTTCAGGACATAGGGCAGGCCTACCGCTTCAGCGACGGCAATGCCTTGTGCCTCCATGCCCACCGCGCCGTCCGTGACGATCCAGGTTTCCGGCATGGGTTTCCTTAAATCCTGCTCACGAGAATTTCCAGAATGGAAAATGCTCAAATTCTTTTCGATTCCATTGTGTGGGAGGCATAAAAGTATGCAAAACTTCCCAACTGAACGTCAGTGACCTGCCATCGCGCCTTCTACCGCGATGGGCCCGCGATCGTCTAGGGAGCATGGGGCCCGATGCGTGCCGCCCGCCTCGATTCCACGGATTGGCTGATTTTGCGTGAATTGCAGGCTGACGGCCGCATCACGAACATCGAACTGGCGCGCAAAGTGGGTATTTCCGCGCCGCCCTGCCTGCGCCGTGTCCGGGCGCTGGAAGAGGCGGGCATCATCAAGGGCTTTACGGTCCTGCT carries:
- a CDS encoding lytic transglycosylase domain-containing protein — translated: MAYTRLIALASALLILATAPALAARCGNNANGFEAWKRSFAQEAKANGIGQRGINALMGTRYAYGTIKADRGQHSFKLSLDQFMKKRGASAIASQGKRYKASNAALFNAIERRYGVPPGPLIAIWGMETGFGRYMGRQNTISAVATLAYDCRRPDFFRPHLYAALQLVDRGALSPSQVGAMHGEVGHTQFLPRNVLLYGVDGSGDGRVDLNNKADALASTANFLRGHGWRPGAGYQPGQPNYRAIQGWNAAGVYQQTIAIVGAQIDGG
- a CDS encoding phasin family protein is translated as MNKKQMFEFPTDMRDLAEKNVEQARVAYGQFMEFMSQAMNAWSASGVPEAKNFKTIQDRAIGFAKENAERSFALASDMAKAHDLQEVMTLQSRYVQTQMQTFGIQAQQLSWLMADALQNMQTGRPKR
- a CDS encoding OPT family oligopeptide transporter, with amino-acid sequence MAGIHDSLTAGAAPKADAASSQREPAPRELTPRALATGLILGALLAPCNVYSGLKIGWSFNMSITALLLAFAFWAPVTRLLRRPSWGMLESNINQTTASAAAAITSSGLVAPIPALAAMTGENLPWLPLIVWVFSVSFLGVWIGWFLRPRMIEQSDLVFPAGMAAAQTMRDMFAHADEAMSRVKVLMSSLVGAILFNVLDKLVWQIPRMGPTLTASKLTFVFDPSLLLLGFGGIIGLRAGLGLLIGALLAWGLIGPVLIDHGIVQVSESQVSWFEPLVGWLLWPGVAVMVAASLTSFAASLFAFSKHHPHGQARARASGNGWFQVAGFAVAAALAIVLQVILFEVHWTMALASIPVAFVLATVAARVVGETSVAPIGAIGKVSQLTFGAMAPGQPVTNLMTANVAGGSAGQSADLLNDFRAGHEVGAHPARQVVAQCAGVVVGSIVSSLVYLMLIPDPTTQLFTPEWPAPAVAVWKAVAEALSDGLGGIAPSALWAMAVGGVLGVVLALLERRLDPKRLIFVPSGAALGLAFVIPASTSLMLFAGAGLAALAHKFAPHWAARFLLSVAAGLVAGESLFGVASVWF
- the trxB gene encoding thioredoxin-disulfide reductase, producing the protein MGSRHEKLIIIGAGPAGYTAAIYAARAMLKPLLIEGIQPGGQMTITTDVENYPGFADVIQGPWLMEQMRAQAEHVGTEIISDMVVEADLSQRPFRLKGDSGEEYLADALIIATGAKARWLGLPSEDKFQGFGVSACATCDGFFYRGKNVIVVGGGNTAVEEALYLANLADKVTLVHRRDELRAEKILQERLFKNPKIDVLWDHNLVEVIGADDPLGVTHAKLANVKTGDETTMDIDGIFIAIGHSPQTELFKGQLELKTGGYIQTAPGSTATSVEGVFAAGDVTDDVYRQAVTAAGMGCMAALDVERYLASVEAHAEAAE
- a CDS encoding mitochondrial fission ELM1 family protein, encoding MPETWIVTDGAVGMEAQGIAVAEAVGLPYVLKRVKPTGPMQLIPTRFQHLVPAKGRISASQSNSPLAPPWPRLVISIGRRSVPLALAIKQLGGAYGVHIQNPKVPAHFFDLVAAPVHDDFEGPNVITTFGAVHRVTADKLAEAGAGYAPRIADLPHPRITVLLGGESRAFSFPPEAGARFGEVLAAAARETGGCLLITPSRRTRPDTLRAVADAVKDVPHVVWDGTGENPYLAFLSLADAIVVTEDSVNMVTEATGTGKPVYIQPMSGRSARLSRFHVLMRERGATRPFEGHVDPFDYAPVNDTEAVAAPIRAVLGLDSRG